The DNA region TATACCATACGGCATTTCATCACTTACTGTTTTAAGATAAACATTATTCAATACTGAAGCTGTAGACGCACTGTAATCCACGTCCGGATAAACGGCTTTTATTTCAGCAAACAGATGCTCCTTTATTTTTTCAATAATGTTTTCCTTATAATCATCCTCAAATGAAGCTATATCAAGATGTATTGTATTGTACTTATTCAGATGTGTTTCGAAGTTTTCTGATTTTGATATTTCAAGCTCCGAAAACAGTCCCTTTGAATCACATCCGCGGCTGTAATATGCTTCAAGCATTTCTGCCGCCTGCGATTTCCCGAAACGGCGGGCGTGGCTTACTGAAATGCAGTTTTTTTCTTCATTAAGAAGTTTGTTTGTTACGTTTATAAGTCCGGTTTTGTCGATATATATCTCGCTTTCAGCAGCCTTTCGAAATCCTTCATTGCCCGGATTAAAATAGATTCCCATTTTCCATTCTCCCTTCTGTCTGATTTTTCACGTAGTCTTTCCTTTAAATTATACTATATTTTCACGTTTATGACAACAGAAAAACGGAATCGGTTTTTCCGGTACTCCCACAAAAGGATCCTTAAAATCCTTGCTTTTCCTCTCGTTTATATGTTATACTTTTTACTGTAAAACCAAAAGCACAGGGGGAAAAATGAAAACTACCTATTATACGATAAATACAAAGAAGAAAGTTTCATTCAGAACAGTCGTACTTTCCGATCTGCACAAGAAAGTTTTCGGACCGGGGAACAGTGCACTTATAAAAGCGGCGACGGATCTTAAGCCGGATGCATTTTTTATCACCGGTGACATGGTCAGCCGTTCGGTGAAGAATTTTGACACACTGAAGCCGCTCATTATCGAACTTAACAAAACCGCTCCGGTATACTATTCACTCGGTAACCATGAAACTGATATGGAAAATGTAAATCTTAAACTGTATAAGGAGCTCATCGCTTTTTTAAAGGAAAACTGCACTCTGCTCGACAATGCCACGGCAATTATAGAGAAAGATGATGTAAAAATAAGAGTCTCCGGACTTACAATATACCAGGAATGCTATAAAAACAACGGAAGCTATCGTAATCTCAGAGGACTGTCAGATGAGGAGATACATAATCTTCTCGGTGAAAAACCGGATCCGGAATGTGTGAACATTCTTCTTGCTCATAATCCGAATTTTCTCGATGCCTATGCAAAGTACGGCTGTGATCTCGTTCTGTCCGGACACGTCCACGGCGGATGCGTCCGTCTTCCGCTCATAGGCGGCGTACTTTCACCGGAAAGAAAATTCTTTCCGAAGTACAGTCTCGGTAAATACACTGAAAAAAACACCACTATGATAGTTACCAGCGGTCTCGGAAAATTCCGTCTTTTCAATCCGCCGGAGATCGTAGTTATCGACCTTATAAATTAAAATACTTACGAAAAAAGCTGCGCGAATAATTTTCACGCAGCTTTTCATTTACTTAAACGTTGATTTATAACATCGTATGGAACGGGGCGAAGCCCCGCACACTCCCACTATAAATCCGGCAAAGCCGGATTTACTTATTATTCATCTTCGTTTTCATTTTCTGTTTCAGTTTCTTCGTCATCAGGTTCTGTGTTTTCATCTATGACTTCGTTCTTTTCTTCTTCCAG from Ruminococcus sp. HUN007 includes:
- a CDS encoding metallophosphoesterase — protein: MKTTYYTINTKKKVSFRTVVLSDLHKKVFGPGNSALIKAATDLKPDAFFITGDMVSRSVKNFDTLKPLIIELNKTAPVYYSLGNHETDMENVNLKLYKELIAFLKENCTLLDNATAIIEKDDVKIRVSGLTIYQECYKNNGSYRNLRGLSDEEIHNLLGEKPDPECVNILLAHNPNFLDAYAKYGCDLVLSGHVHGGCVRLPLIGGVLSPERKFFPKYSLGKYTEKNTTMIVTSGLGKFRLFNPPEIVVIDLIN